In Oscillatoria salina IIICB1, the DNA window GGAAATGTTCCATTGCTGCCACAATGCTTGTTCTAATTCGGCACTAATCGGGGGACGTAAAGCAATTAGGCGATCGCTACTGAAACCCGCAGCTAAGGCAACTGCGATCGAGTTGACACTGGGTAAAATTCGCGCAAATAAGCTTGATTTTTCCTGCCAGGGCTGAAATAAAGGTAAATTTTTGTATCCTACTGTCAGCAATACTCTCTCTCCAAACAAATAATCTTCTGCTAATAATGTCTCGAAATTATTTACCTTGACAAAATTATCATTTTGTGGTAATAAATCCAAGGTGGGACGTTCGTAACGAAGATAAGGAAGATTGTAGCGAGCCGCAGCCGCGATCGCGCGAGTCGAGATTTGGGAAGCAAAGGGATGAGAAGCATCAACGATCGCCCGAATCGGTTGAGATTGTAAAAAACGGTGTAAGCGATCGCCAGTCAAACCCCCAACCAAAACCCGTAAAAAAGGCGACTGAGGATAGAGACTTTGCGCCGTAGGAGTTGCCACGGTAATCGTACAAAAAAGCTGTTGGCGAGCGAGAGCAATAGCAATTTCCACACTCTCACTCGTACCTCCAATCAGCCAAATTTGTTTTTTTTGACTAGTCAAAAAAGCTCACCAAAACTAACCTTTAAGAGCCTTTTGAAAATTCTGGCGATAAGACTTATTAGCAATCAGTAAAATAGGCCACAAAGAAGCCAAAACAATCCGGTTGCCTAAACTAGGGTCAAAATTAGTTCTTCTAAACCCCTTCCAAAACTTCCAAGCTCCACCACCATAAATAACAGCCAGTAAAACACCAACTAAAAATCCCATGCAATTTACCCCCAATAAATTTTTGCGCTTGAAATTCACAAACAGTAATTGAGAATGTAGACTTCTCCTTCAATTTTAATCTAACTTATTTTCCCTAACTATTATCGTAAAAACACCAATACAATCAGAGCCTCAATTAAAAATAGCTAATGGTAAAATTGAGTTAGAGAACTGATTTTGCAGAAACTACAATCACTCGCCAAGGCAAAATTGCCCAGCGATCGCCCTCGAATAAATGACCGACAGTAGAGACTTTCACCTATCATTTGCCACTAGCACCAAAATCCTAGCTATTTATTAATCAAGCTTATATCAAGTAAAATAACCCCCAACTACAATTTTAGAACCAAAATTTAATCGATTTTCACAAAAGGATCGAAGACAAAGAGAATATAAACATAAGGGGAAAATCAAATTCAAGCTCCCCAATGACTAAACCAAGAGGCGAGGAGGAATTATGCGAGCAGTGCTGATGGCTGGTGGATCTGGAACCAGGCTGCGTCCCCTAACCTGCGATCTTCCCAAACCAATGGTTCCGGTTCTCAACCGACCGATCGCAGAACACATTATCAACTTACTCAGACGAAATCAGATCGCCGAAATAATTGCCACACTACACTATCTCCCAGACGTGATGCGAGAATACTTCCAGGATGGTAGTGATTTCGGGGTTGAAATTACCTACGCTGTCGAGGAAGATCAGCCGTTGGGGACTTCTGGCTGCGTCAAAAATATCGCCGAACTACTCGATGACACTTTTCTGGTTATTAGCGGCGACAGTCTTACCGACTTCGATCTCCAAGCCGCAGTAGCCTTTCACAAAGAAAAAAAATCAAAAGCCACCCTAGTCCTCAAACGAGTTCCCAATCCGATCGAATTTGGCGTAGTAATTACCGATCGAGAAAATCGCATTCGTCGCTTTTTGGAAAAACCTTCTAGCAGTGAAATTTTTTCCGATACAGTCAATACAGGCACTTACATCCTCGAACCGGAAGTCTTAGACTACCTACCTTTTAACGAAGAATCCGATTTTTCCAAAGACTTATTTCCTTTACTACTGGAAAAAGAACAACCCATGTACGGCTACATTGCCGAGGGTTATTGGTGTGATATCGGTCATTTGGATGCTTATCGGGAAGCACATTACGATAGTTTACACGGTAAAGTAAAAATCCAGTTACCTTATCAAGAAAAATTTCCCGGAGTTTGGGTGGGACAAAATACTTATATCGATTCCACTGCCAAAATTGAAAAACCAGTAATCATTGGTAGTAATTGTCGTATCGGTCAGCGAGTTCACATTGAATCGGGAACCGTAATTGGCGATAACGTGACCGTTGGTGCAGATGCCGACTTGAAACGTCCGATTATCTGGAATGGGGCAATTATTGGCGAAGAAGCTCATCTGAGAGCTTGTATCATTGCTAGAGGTACTCGCGTAGACCGTCGCGCTCATATCTTAGAAGGAGCAGTGGTAGGCGCTCTTTCCAGCGTCGGCGAAGAAGCACAAATCAGTCCCAATGTCCGAGTTTGGCCCCGGAAAAAGATTGAGTCGGGAGCAATTTTAAATATTAACTTGATTTGGGGTAATACCGCTCAACGCAATCTTTTCAGTCAGCAAGGCGTGACGGGACTGGCAAATATTGATATTACACCCGAATTTGCGGTCAAGTTAGGAGCAGCTTATGGCTCGATTTTAAAACCTGGTTCGATGGTGGCTGTTTCTCGCGACCAACGAAGTATTTCTCGCATGGTCAGTCGTTCTTTAATTGCTGGTTTGATGTCGGCGGGAGTTGATGTCCAAAATCTCGAAGCAACTGCTATTCCAGTGGCGCGTACAGTTATCCCCACAATGTCGGTGAAAGGCTGTATTCACGTACGCTTACACCCCGATCGCCCGGATTACATTTTAATTGAATTTCTGGATGCCAAGGGTATTAATATCTCGAAATCCAAAGAAAAGAAAATTGAAGGTGCTTATTTTAAGGAAGATTTACGGCGAGTCCAAATTGCCGAAATTGGGAATGTGGTTTATGCTTCTCAAGTTTTGGATTTGTATAGTAAAAGCTTTGAAAAACACCTGAATGTGGAAGCGGTGCGTAATAGTCACGCGAAAGTGGTGATTGATTATGTTTATGCTGTCTCTGGGGCGATTTTACCTCGCTTGTTGGCGAAGTTTGGTTGCGATGCGGTGGTGCTGAATGCCAGTTTGAATCAAACGGCAGTTTCTAATGAGGAACGAGAAACTTTACTTTATCAGTTGGGGCAGGTGGTGGAAGCTCTCAAAGCTAATATGGGAGTGCAAGTTTCAGCAAATGGCGAGCAACTGATTTTGGTTGATGAGTCTGGTTTATCGATTCGGGGCGAACAGTTGACGGCGCTGATGGTCAATATGATGATGACGGCACATCCTCGCAGTACTGTAGTTGTCCCCGTTCATGCTTCTAGTGCGGTGGAACAAATTGCGCGACGACATGATGGGAGAGTGATTCGCACTAAGGCAACGCCGACGGCATTGATGGAGGCATCTCAGGAAAATATTAATGTAGTTTTGGGGGGAAGTGGGGAGAGTGGTTTCATTTTTCCCAGGTTACATCCTGGTTTTGATGGAATGTTCTGTATTGCTAAACTGATTGAGATGCTGACAGTGCAAGAGCGATCGCTGGCTCAAATTCGCGCGGAACTTCCTCGTATTTGCCATAAATCTTACACGATGCGCTGTCCTTGGACTGTTAAAGGAGCTTTGATGCGCTATCTGGTGGAAACTCATCCTACTGATAATTTGGAATTGATTGATGGTGTGAAGATTGTTAATCCTCAAAATGATAATTGGATTTTAGTTCTTCCTGATGCTGGTGAATCTTTGGTTCATATTTTTGCTAATAGTGAGGATCGCGAGTGGGTTGATAGTGCAATTCAAGAATATCGCTATCGGGTTCAGGAGTTTATCGAACAAGAAGAAGGTATCGAAACTATTGGTATCTAAACCTGATTCGCTCTTCACTACACAGTTTAGTCTTTTTGTCAAGAAAATTGCTGACTTTTTCAGGTTAAGCGACCTGATAGTACAATAGTTCTAAATAGGAAAAGAAGATAGATCGATGAATAGTTGCATTTTAATGGTCAAAATCGTTGAAAACCCCCAACTGCGGACAACACAGGACGAGAAAACTGTAGCTGATATGTGGGTGGAGTTTGAGAACGGAAAACCAGAGGAGCCACCAGCGAGAATTAGAGTAGTGGGTTGGGGAAATACCGCCGCCGAAATCCAAGCAAATTATCAAACAGGCGATCGCGCGATCGTTGTTGGTCGTTTGAAAATGAATGTTTTTGAACGAGAAGGAACGAAAGAAAAAAGAGCGGAGTTGATTGCTTCGCGGCTACATAAGCTTGACGGGACAATTCCCACGACAATTACAACTACGACAACTGCGACTAGCGCTTCTCCCTCAATTTCATCCCGTCCCAACAATGTCGTCAATCTGGATACGAAAAAGAAATCTCCCGAACCAGATTATCTCGACTATGAGGAAGCTGATTCAGGAACGAATCCCTCTACTCCAGTCTCGGAACCAGCATTGTCTCAAGCAAAAATTGCTCCTACACCAGTCCCCGATGAAGATTTAGACGAAATCCCTTTCTAGGTTAATTCTCGCCAATTATCCAATTAACTATTGCTACGGGAAACTCACCAATCTCGCTATTTCTCGCTGAGTTGGTGAGTTTGATTTTACTTCGGTAGCAACAACATCTCCAAGTCTTTTCAATCTTCGTCTTGGTGCAAACTTAACTCGAACTTTTCCTTTTCCTGCTCAAATTTCTCCTTTTCCAGTTTGAGATTTTCTTCTAACTGCTGAATTTGTTCTTGACGAGTTTCTATTTCCAAATTCCGGCGAGTCAATTCTTGACTTTGTTGAGTCAAATCTTGTCGCCATTGTTCTACTCTTGCTTCTTCTTGTTCGAGAAATTCAGGTGTCAGTAGTTCTCTACTGAGATACTTTTGTACTAACCCAACCAACCAATCTTTAGCTTCTTTAACGCTGATAATTTCGCGATCGCCACTCATTTCTACCAGCACCAACAAACCTTCATGCTGAAAATATTCCTTCGCCAGAGAAACTGTATCGGCTGAAGCAATGGGAATAGCGAGTTTTTCGATAGCAATTGGCGATTGAAAACCTTCTGCTGCGCCTATTTCCCAAAGATTTTCTGCTTCTTTACGGTAGGCAAGCAATTCTAATTCCATTGTGCCGGAAGTGGGATTTTTTTGCACTTGGGCTAGGTGTAACATTACTCGCGATCCAAGAGTGACTTTACTGTAAACGCTGAAGGCGCTCTTCTAAGATATCCGCTTGTTTTTCGGCTTCTGCCAGAGCATCTCTGGCACCTTGTACCACTTCGGCAGGGGCTTTCTGGACAAAACCCTGATTGGACAGACGAGCGGTTAAGGATTGAATTTCGGCTCGTACTTTGCCCAAGTTTTTGTCTAGCTTGGCACGCAAAGATTCTAAATCAACGATACCAGAAAGAGGAATCAATACTTGTACTGTTCCGATAACTGAGGCGATCGCTTGAGATGGTTCTGCGGCTAAACTGGGCGTAATTGTCAGTTTTTCTACTTTACCCAACTCTTTAATATACTCCTGACCTTGCTCTAAAATTTCTCGTTCTTGGAGACTTTCGCTTTGTAAAATGGCTGATACTTTAACTCCTGGCTTAATATCGGCTTCGGCGCGCAAGTTACGAATAGTGCGAATTGTCCCAATTAATAACTCGAATTGTGACTCTAATTCAGTATCGATTAAGACTGATTTCTCAGCCTTAGCGGTTTGAGGAACGGCTGTTAGTGAGGTAACTTTTGCCTCTTCTCTAGTTGGTAAGGAAACTGATAGCTGCTGCTCCTTATTATCTACTGCTTGCTCGATCCAGGAATTAATTTTTGCTTTTAATTCACGACGAGTATTGGGGCGTAGTAAATAGCGATAAGTAAACCACAGTAAGTATCCCATTCCGATCGCGTCGAAGGTATATTCGACAAAAGGAACGCTATTAATCGCATCCAAGGCTGCACCGATCGCTTTGAAGGAAACTAAGCTAATAAACAGTAAGAGAAAAACTAAGATCGGTAGTTTATAGCTCACGTAAAACTCTCGCAAATACTTTGGTGGTTCCGATAAAACCCGAACGGTGGTATCTTTGATTTTCTCCAGAATTACTTGAGTTTCGTGGAAATCGCCGGAAACTACGACAGTATCTTTTGGCTTAGTTGAGCGAGTGGAGAATCTGTCCTTGGTTTCCGGGTAAGCTTGTAAAGCGAGAAACTGGTCAGATTTTTGCACGAGCATCTGCCAAATTTCCTCGGTGATGTGCGGCATAAAAGGATGGAGCAGTTTCAGGATACCATCAAGTAGGTAGGCGAGGTTTTGTTGAGCGACTAAACGGGATTGGGAACTGGAATCATCCCAGAGACGGGATTTAACTAGTTCGATATACCAGTCGCAGAAATCGCCCCAAATAAACTCATATAGCCCTTTGGCTGCTTCTCCTAAGCCGTATTCGTCCAGGTGGGCTCTGGTTTGTTGAGTTACTCGCTCAAATTTGGACAAAATCCAGCGATCGCTCATTTCCAGGTCGCTATAGTTAGCTTTTCCTAGTTGTTCTGGCGTTTTCCCATCCAGATTCAGCATCACGAATCTGGCTGCATTCCAGAGTTTGTTCGCGAAGTTGCGGGATGCTTCGACTGAAACTGACTCGTCTCGATCGCGATCGTATTGTAAGCTTATGTCTTGACCTGCTCCGGCTACTTCTTTAATTAAGGTGTAACGCAAAGCATCTGCACCGTATTTTTCGATTAATTGCAGGGGATTGATGCCATTTCCTGCCGATTTCGACATTTTTTTCCCGTTTTCATCCCTAACCAAACCGTGGATGTAAACGTCTTGGAAGGGCATTTGCTCGGTAAAATGTCCTGCCATCATCGTCATTCGGGCTACCCAAAAGAAGATGATGTCAAAGCCTGTCACCATTGTACTATTTGGGTAGTAGGCTGCTAAATCGGCTGTTTGTTGGGGCCAACCCATTGTCGAAAAGGGCCACAGTCCGGAAGAAAACCAGGTATCTAACACATCTGGGTCTTGTTGCAGCTTGACATTTTCCCCAAATTGTGCTATTGCCTTTTCTTGGGCTTCGGCTTGGTTATGGGCGACGATGAAGGGGGTATCGTCGGTAATTTCGCCATTGGTTTCGCTAACAGCGTACCAAGCGGGAATTTGGTGTCCCCACCACAATTGGCGGGAGATACACCAATCGTTGAGTTTGACCAACCAGTCGCGGTAAACCTTTTTCCAGCGTTCCGGGACGAAGTAGGGCGAGTTTTGTTGGTCGAGGTGTTGTAAAGCTTTTTGGGCGAGAGGTTCAATTTTGACGAACCATTGAGTGGAAAGTAGCGGTTCTACGGGAACTTTACCGCGATCGCTGTAGGGAACGCTATGGCGATAGTCTTCGATTTTGACTAAAAATCCCTCATTTTCCAGGCGTTTGACCACATTTTCGCGGGCGACGAAACGGTCTTGTCCGGCGAAATCTCCTGCATTTTCATTCAAACTGCCGTCTTTATTCAGAATATTAATTGACGGTAAGTTATGACGCTGACCCATTATAAAGTCATTGGGGTCGTGGGCGGGAGTAATTTTCACGCAACCCGTACCGAATTCAGGATCGACCAATTCATCAGCAATAATCGGAATTTCCCGATTCATAATTGGTAGGGCGATCGTTTTGCCGATGAATTGTTGGTAGCGATCGTCGTTAGGGTTAACTGCCACTCCAGTATCGCCTAACATTGTTTCTGGGCGAGTCGTCGCCACTTCCAGATGACCGCTACCGTCACTAAGAGGATAGCGGAAGTACCACAAGTGTCCGTCAACCTCCTCCATTTCCACTTCTAAATCCGAGACGGCTGACTGAGTACCGGGACACCAGTTAACTAAGTAATTACCGCGATAAATTAAACCTTCTTCATAAAGCTGGACAAAAGCTGTTGCTACTGCTTCCGATAAACCTTCATCCAAAGTAAAACGTTGCCGGGACCAATCTGCCGAAAGCCCCAGACGCTGAAGTTGATTGTAAATGCGATCGCCAGATTCTTCTCGTTGCTGCCAAGCCCTGGCTAAAAATTCTTCTCGACCTAAATCGTCACGATTTATACCTTCTTCGCGTAATTGTTTGTCAATCAACGCTTGGACGGCAATACTAGCGTGGTCAGTTCCCGGTAAACAAAGTGTATTCTTACCCAGCATCCGGTGATAGCGAACTAATACATCAATCAGAGACGTATTAAAAGCGTGTCCCATGTGTAAGCTACCCGTCACATTCGGCGGCGGAATCACAATACTGTAGGTTTCGCCACCTGCTTCGGGATTAGCTTGAAACACCTGATTTTCTGCCCAGATTTGTTGCCATTTGGCTTCTGTGGTTCTGGGTTCGTACTGGGTTGGCAAGGAAGTTGATGCGGTCATGAGCGAGGCATATATGTTTTATCTAAGATTGTGCCATACTAGACGATGAGCGCAAAACTAACTAAAGAACGCGAGATCGATTTGAAGGTGCTGGCGCTACTACTACGATCGCTGGTATTGACAAGCTAGTCAAACAAGTAAGGGTGCAGAAAACTTAGATTATAAGTTATTTTCACATCCCCTTAACTATCCAGCAATGATTTTGTTTAACCGGGAAATTTATTAATCTATCTGAAGTAAGAGAAAAATCAAAATCTTTTCTCAGGATAAGTTATAGTTTGTTAGCGTGGAAATTATCTCGTAATTTACTAGTAATGCTAGCTCTTGTTGCCGCTCTTTTTGGGTTAGCTAGCCGATCTTCAACTAAAAGCAATATTTTTTTAACTGACCCAAACTAGGAAATATTAAATATTATAAAACGTTTTTTGATTTCTTGGCTAAATTATTGTAGCCAAATTGACTCAGAGACTCAATTATCAACTCGAATGCGAAAAAGGTAATTTTGCCATGAAGTGTGTTCCCCTTGGTTTGCGGATTTTATCGTTATTAGCGTCTCTTTCCGGAATAATTCCAGTTTGGGCTAGTGTTTTAATTGCTCGGCAGGCGATCGCGCAATCGATTATACCAGCACAAGATGGTACTGGCACAACAATTATTATCGAGGGCAATGAGTATAAAATTGATGGGGGAACTCTTTCTGGTGATGGGGCGAATCTTTTCCACAGTTTAGAAAAGTTGGGACTCAATCGCAACGAAATCGCTAATTTTCTCTCTCAACCGGAAATTCGCAACATTCTCACTCGCGTCGTTGGTGGCGACCCCTCGATTATTAATGGTTTAATCGAAGTTACTGGTGGGAATTCTCATCTCTACATTATGAACCCCGCCGGAATTGTTTTTGGCGCAAATGCGAGTCTCAATGTTCCCGGTGACTTTTTCGCGACTACTGCTACGGGGATTGGTTTTGGCGAGGGTCAGTGGTTTAATGCTTTTGGTGACAATGACTATCAGGCTTTAGTTGGTAATCCTAGTCAATTCGCTTTTGACTTAGCACAACCTGGCGTAATTGTCAATAGTGCCGACATAAAACTTCATGCTGGGCGAAATTTAACTTTAC includes these proteins:
- a CDS encoding valine--tRNA ligase, giving the protein MTASTSLPTQYEPRTTEAKWQQIWAENQVFQANPEAGGETYSIVIPPPNVTGSLHMGHAFNTSLIDVLVRYHRMLGKNTLCLPGTDHASIAVQALIDKQLREEGINRDDLGREEFLARAWQQREESGDRIYNQLQRLGLSADWSRQRFTLDEGLSEAVATAFVQLYEEGLIYRGNYLVNWCPGTQSAVSDLEVEMEEVDGHLWYFRYPLSDGSGHLEVATTRPETMLGDTGVAVNPNDDRYQQFIGKTIALPIMNREIPIIADELVDPEFGTGCVKITPAHDPNDFIMGQRHNLPSINILNKDGSLNENAGDFAGQDRFVARENVVKRLENEGFLVKIEDYRHSVPYSDRGKVPVEPLLSTQWFVKIEPLAQKALQHLDQQNSPYFVPERWKKVYRDWLVKLNDWCISRQLWWGHQIPAWYAVSETNGEITDDTPFIVAHNQAEAQEKAIAQFGENVKLQQDPDVLDTWFSSGLWPFSTMGWPQQTADLAAYYPNSTMVTGFDIIFFWVARMTMMAGHFTEQMPFQDVYIHGLVRDENGKKMSKSAGNGINPLQLIEKYGADALRYTLIKEVAGAGQDISLQYDRDRDESVSVEASRNFANKLWNAARFVMLNLDGKTPEQLGKANYSDLEMSDRWILSKFERVTQQTRAHLDEYGLGEAAKGLYEFIWGDFCDWYIELVKSRLWDDSSSQSRLVAQQNLAYLLDGILKLLHPFMPHITEEIWQMLVQKSDQFLALQAYPETKDRFSTRSTKPKDTVVVSGDFHETQVILEKIKDTTVRVLSEPPKYLREFYVSYKLPILVFLLLFISLVSFKAIGAALDAINSVPFVEYTFDAIGMGYLLWFTYRYLLRPNTRRELKAKINSWIEQAVDNKEQQLSVSLPTREEAKVTSLTAVPQTAKAEKSVLIDTELESQFELLIGTIRTIRNLRAEADIKPGVKVSAILQSESLQEREILEQGQEYIKELGKVEKLTITPSLAAEPSQAIASVIGTVQVLIPLSGIVDLESLRAKLDKNLGKVRAEIQSLTARLSNQGFVQKAPAEVVQGARDALAEAEKQADILEERLQRLQ
- a CDS encoding mannose-1-phosphate guanyltransferase, which encodes MRAVLMAGGSGTRLRPLTCDLPKPMVPVLNRPIAEHIINLLRRNQIAEIIATLHYLPDVMREYFQDGSDFGVEITYAVEEDQPLGTSGCVKNIAELLDDTFLVISGDSLTDFDLQAAVAFHKEKKSKATLVLKRVPNPIEFGVVITDRENRIRRFLEKPSSSEIFSDTVNTGTYILEPEVLDYLPFNEESDFSKDLFPLLLEKEQPMYGYIAEGYWCDIGHLDAYREAHYDSLHGKVKIQLPYQEKFPGVWVGQNTYIDSTAKIEKPVIIGSNCRIGQRVHIESGTVIGDNVTVGADADLKRPIIWNGAIIGEEAHLRACIIARGTRVDRRAHILEGAVVGALSSVGEEAQISPNVRVWPRKKIESGAILNINLIWGNTAQRNLFSQQGVTGLANIDITPEFAVKLGAAYGSILKPGSMVAVSRDQRSISRMVSRSLIAGLMSAGVDVQNLEATAIPVARTVIPTMSVKGCIHVRLHPDRPDYILIEFLDAKGINISKSKEKKIEGAYFKEDLRRVQIAEIGNVVYASQVLDLYSKSFEKHLNVEAVRNSHAKVVIDYVYAVSGAILPRLLAKFGCDAVVLNASLNQTAVSNEERETLLYQLGQVVEALKANMGVQVSANGEQLILVDESGLSIRGEQLTALMVNMMMTAHPRSTVVVPVHASSAVEQIARRHDGRVIRTKATPTALMEASQENINVVLGGSGESGFIFPRLHPGFDGMFCIAKLIEMLTVQERSLAQIRAELPRICHKSYTMRCPWTVKGALMRYLVETHPTDNLELIDGVKIVNPQNDNWILVLPDAGESLVHIFANSEDREWVDSAIQEYRYRVQEFIEQEEGIETIGI
- a CDS encoding single-stranded DNA-binding protein — protein: MNSCILMVKIVENPQLRTTQDEKTVADMWVEFENGKPEEPPARIRVVGWGNTAAEIQANYQTGDRAIVVGRLKMNVFEREGTKEKRAELIASRLHKLDGTIPTTITTTTTATSASPSISSRPNNVVNLDTKKKSPEPDYLDYEEADSGTNPSTPVSEPALSQAKIAPTPVPDEDLDEIPF
- a CDS encoding cobalt-precorrin-6A reductase; this translates as MTSQKKQIWLIGGTSESVEIAIALARQQLFCTITVATPTAQSLYPQSPFLRVLVGGLTGDRLHRFLQSQPIRAIVDASHPFASQISTRAIAAAARYNLPYLRYERPTLDLLPQNDNFVKVNNFETLLAEDYLFGERVLLTVGYKNLPLFQPWQEKSSLFARILPSVNSIAVALAAGFSSDRLIALRPPISAELEQALWQQWNISLVVTKASGQAGGENTKRIIATELGIKLIVIERPKIIYPQQTSALQEVVAFCSREY